CCGTCGACCGACAGCGCCTTGGCGTCCGACGCCAGCAGCCCGCGCACCGCGACGACCGCCGGAATTCCCAGCGCCCGCGCGAGAATCGCGGTGTGGCTCGTCGGGCCGCCCTCCTCGGTGACCAGCGCGAGCACCTTCGCCGGGTCGAGCCCCGCGGTGTCGGCGGGCGCGAGGTCGCGGGCGACCAGCACGCTCGGCGAGGCCAGCTCGGGCACCCCGGGCGGGGCCACGCCGAGCAGTTCGGCGACGAGCCGGTCGCGCACGTCCCGGACGTCGCGGACCCGCTCGGCCATGTACCCGCCGGCGGCCGCGAGCGCTTCCGCGAACCCTTCGGCGGCCTGGTAGACGGCGCGGGCCGCGGGTAGGTTCCGCGCCGTCACCAGCTGTTGAGCCTGAGTGGCGAGAGCCGGGTCGGCGGCCATCGCGGCGGTCGTGATCAGGATCGTCGCGGCCTCGCCGGTCGCGGCCTCGGCCTGCGCTTCCAGCCGCGCGGCGACCGCTCGCGCGGCCGGTTCGATCCGCGCCGCCTCCGCCGCCGGATCGTCCGGCGCGGGCGTGCTGGCGGGTTCCCCGAGCGGTTCGGCGACCCGCACGACGGGTCCGCTCGCGCGCCCGGGGCTCACCGCGACCCCGGTCAGCGAGGAACGGCGCGACAGCGACTCGGCCGGAGCGGCGGCACTCTCAGACATGGTCTAGACCATAGCTCACGCGGCCGGAGATCTCCCGGGGCGCCGCACCCGTTTCCCGATTCCGCACCCGTACGACCATCGGACGCACCTCCTCGTGCCACCGCGCGCGGGCCGGTTCCGCGCGATCGGCCCCGCAAAGTCTGCCGGAAACCCCCGCCCGCCGCCGAGTCCGCGACCCGGCGCGAGTCAGTCCAGCTCGGTGGCGGTCGGATAGGACGGCTGGGCCCCGTGCCGGGTCACCGTCACGGCAGCCACCTTCACCGCTCGCTGAGCGGCTTCGACCAGGTCAGCCCCGTCCGCGAGAGCGGCCGCCAGCGCACCGGCGAACGCGTCGCCCGCGCCGGTGGTGTCGACCGCTTCGACCTTCGGCGACTCGACCATTGTCGACTTATCGTCTTCGAGTACCGCCGCACCCTTGGCGCCAAGGGTGACCACTGCCGCGCGCGGGCCGAGTTCGAGCAGCTTGCGCGGGTCCGCGTCCGCCGAGCCGAGGAGGTAGGCGGCCTCGTGCTCGTTGACCAGCAGGACGTCCAGCGCGGCCAGCGTTTCCGGCGACACCTCGGCCGCCGGGGAGAGGTTCAGCAGCACCCGCACGCCGTTTGCGCGCGCCCGCAGCACCGCGCGTTCGACCGTCGGCAGCGGCACTTCCAGCGACGCGACGAGCACGCGGACGCCGTCCAGCGCCTCGTCGGTGATGTCGCCGGGTTCGAGCGCGGAGTTCGCGCCGGGGGAGACGAGGATTGAGTTTTCCCCGTCCGGAGTCACGGTGATGTACGCGATTCCGGTAGGCCGATCGACAGTACGAACGAATTGCGTATCGACACCCGCATTAGCCAACGAATCCCGCAGCAATCGACCGTAAGGATCGTCGCCGACCGCACCGAGCAACGCGACGTCCGCGCCGAGTTTTCCCGCCGCGACCGCGGTATTCGCGCCCTTGCCGCCGGGGGACAACGCGGTGTCGCCGCCCAGCACCGTCTCGCCGCCGCCGGGACGCCGGTCGACCGGCACGACCAAATCGGCATTCGCGGACCCCACCACCAGTACCGCACTCATGGCCGCCACTCTGCCACGGCCCTTCCATTCCGCCATCGGCGCCCGAAAGTGAAAGCGTTTGTAACTTTCTCCGCGCTCAGTGCGACAATCAGGCGGAACAGCGGCGGTCCGTCACTCGATCGGGGGATCCGTATCCCCCAGGCGTCACTTCGGTGCCGGGCTTCGCTCTTCTTCGAGCGTCACTGGCCTTGAGCCGATGACGTTGCCCCGACCGGAAGCGCACCGGAGAGGGCATCGGGTCGCCGGCGCCGATCACGTAGCCCCCCGAGTGATCGGCGTCGGCGGCGCCCCGGTTCTCGCGCCAGTCGCCGAAATCGGCGTCCAGACCACCTAGACTGCCCGGATGAGCAGCCCCACACGCAGGGGTCGCGCGCGAGCGGCTACCGAAGCGGACATCCGCCGGACCGCGCGGAACCTGCTGGTAGGCCAGGGCCCGGAAGCCGTCACCCTGCGGGCCATCGCCCGGGAGCTGGGGATCACCGCACCGGCTCTGTACCGCTACTACGAATCCCGCGACGACCTGCTGGAAAACCTCCGCCTCGACGTCTGCACCGACCTCGCCGCCGAACTCGCCGAGGACATCGCGGAGCTGAAGGACGAGGGCCTGCTGCAGCTGTTC
The nucleotide sequence above comes from Amycolatopsis sp. AA4. Encoded proteins:
- a CDS encoding ribokinase, which produces MSAVLVVGSANADLVVPVDRRPGGGETVLGGDTALSPGGKGANTAVAAGKLGADVALLGAVGDDPYGRLLRDSLANAGVDTQFVRTVDRPTGIAYITVTPDGENSILVSPGANSALEPGDITDEALDGVRVLVASLEVPLPTVERAVLRARANGVRVLLNLSPAAEVSPETLAALDVLLVNEHEAAYLLGSADADPRKLLELGPRAAVVTLGAKGAAVLEDDKSTMVESPKVEAVDTTGAGDAFAGALAAALADGADLVEAAQRAVKVAAVTVTRHGAQPSYPTATELD